The following proteins come from a genomic window of Nicotiana tomentosiformis chromosome 12, ASM39032v3, whole genome shotgun sequence:
- the LOC104097546 gene encoding transcription factor bHLH106-like, producing MQQENMLENLDFCHHLTQNKSNENMGEYGFDIPAIKSFCSSSFYSQSVKFQETVESITTPEARAIAASKNHKEAERRRRERINSHLDRLRTLLSCNSKTDKASLLAKVVQRVRELKQQTSEIMQLDETNFPSETDEITVLSSNDCLSDGRLLIKASLCCDDRFDLIPDLIETLKSLGLSPLRAEMVTLGGRIRNVIVLAVDKDHSSDESLLFLRDALRSIVQRSSYGTGERSKRRRVLDQGTSNY from the exons ATGCAACAAGAAAACATGCTAGAAAACTTGGATTTTTGCCATCATTTGACCCAAAATAAATCAAACGAGAATATGGGAGAATATGGTTTTGATATTCCAGCTATCAAAAGCTTTTGTAGCTCATCATTTTACTCTCAATCAGTGAAATTTCAAGAAACTGTAGAGAGTATTACTACTCCAGAGGCAAGAGCTATTGCTGCTTCTAAGAATCATAAAGAagctgaaagaagaagaagagagaggaTTAATTCTCATCTTGATAGACTCAGAACCCTACTTTCCTGCAATTCAAAG ACAGATAAAGCATCTTTGCTAGCCAAAGTGGTTCAACGTGTGAGGGAGCTAAAACAACAGACTTCTGAAATCATGCAACTTGATGAAACAAACTTCCCTTCTGAAACTGATGAAATCACAGTGCTATCATCAAATGATTGCTTATCTGATGGGAGATTACTCATTAAGGCTTCCCTTTGTTGCGATGATCGGTTCGATCTCATCCCTGACCTAATCGAAACCCTAAAATCACTCGGATTGAGTCCTCTAAGAGCTGAaatggtcacattaggagggagAATTCGTAATGTGATTGTATTAGCTGTTGATAAAGATCATAGTAGTGATGAGTCTCTCTTGTTCTTAAGAGATGCTTTGAGGTCTATAGTACAACGTTCGAGTTATGGTACTGGTGAACGGTCTAAAAGGCGAAGAGTATTAGATCAAGGAACATCAAATTACTAG